Genomic window (Streptomyces sp. NBC_01431):
CCGGACTACGGGGCCAGTGCCTTGAGCCGGGTGACTGCCTCTTCGAGCACCGCTGTCCGCTTGCAGAACGCGAAGCGTACGAAGGGGGCGCAGGCCTCCTTGTGGTCGTAGAAGACCGCGTTCGGGATCGCGACCACGCCGCAGCGCTCGGGCAGGGCGCGGCAGAAGGTCAGCTTTCGTAGTGGTAGCGGCACTGTGCGATCAGGACGCCGTCCTCGGTGGCCTTGTAGATCAGCCGGTGCTCATCGTTGATGCGGCGCGACCAGTAGCCCTGGAATCCGTGCTTGAGCGGTTCCGGTTTGCCGATGCCCTCGTTGCCGTTCCGGGTGATGTCCGCGATGAGCGCGTTGATGCGCTTGAGGATCTTCCGGTCCTGAAGCTGCCACCACAGGTAGTCCTCCCAGGCACGGGAGGAGAAGG
Coding sequences:
- a CDS encoding Txe/YoeB family addiction module toxin yields the protein MKITFSSRAWEDYLWWQLQDRKILKRINALIADITRNGNEGIGKPEPLKHGFQGYWSRRINDEHRLIYKATEDGVLIAQCRYHYES